One region of Macadamia integrifolia cultivar HAES 741 chromosome 11, SCU_Mint_v3, whole genome shotgun sequence genomic DNA includes:
- the LOC122093748 gene encoding putative F-box/FBD/LRR-repeat protein At3g59240 isoform X1, which translates to MFTAKKGGRLNAVEDWISKLPEDIVHHIMALLETKDATRMSILSKKWRSLWHSFPIWDFDETSLIWDLQEGSELRRERFSNFVDESLRHRLHIFGLQKIRLRLRPVVVNSEIKHLFIDESLQHRLPRVFGLQNMRLLLRPMIVNSKIKDSFISCMDKWISLAIERKVKELDLQFMDDDGIFQIACKAYYNLPQAVFASESIHALRLGGCKLRPSGEMGLSSLKRLCLHYVFVDDLVIQHLLSSCPIIEFMSLKLCQGLVNLEVSGHRALKTLIVESRAQLSKIAIDAPNLETLTLQRKGELSIEIVTTGIINLSIIGVSISEDRLHGIISNQPLLETLNLVSCNGIQRLKVYNRQLKTITLYSCDRLVKADFDRKMVSFLEIINVVACVNLKKLKFCGHKLRRLALCGCRNLIDDVLNASKWSMLKTLILIQCRNFKGLKIENKELERLVLYDCCNLVGAYVDAMNLISFKYIGHGLQFNLMNTSCLLDAELWLYPKTVGTIWLCNLINFLRWFGHAKLLTLVSDSWQNLIIPREIRDNLNPPLYDLEHLKLKKSKPAAGIYEEFLNSLVLRSHLKSLSMSMDFTTGNVQSMDHPPPTKEHSKMSYTELVDSSLWISPHIKTLSIDKRSADLLLKFQCKSIEDEGGCPLSWQQSLKEVKIENFEGTDMEMSLHEFFLSNGEVLEAITASRPPKEIIRHRNTSASFRGVDFHQNVLREIHNNVLMMLQSKNFDK; encoded by the exons ATGTTCACTGCCAAAAAAGGAGGAAGATTAAATGCCGTGGAGGATTGGATCTCCAAGCTTCCGGAAGACATTGTTCACCACATCATGGCTTTACTGGAAACaaaagatgcaactaggatgAGCATCTTGTCCAAAAAATGGAGGAGCCTATGGCATTCTTTCCCCATTTGGGATTTCGATGAGACCTCCCTGATATGGGATCTGCAAGAAGGGTCTGAATTGAGAAGAGAAAGATTCAGCAACTTTGTTGATGAATCACTTCGACACCGACTCCATATATTTGGTTTACAGAAAATCAGGCTGCGTCTAAGGCCCGTGGTTGTGAATTCCGAAATCAAGCACTTATTCATTGATGAATCACTTCAACACCGACTCCCTCGTGTCTTTGGTTTACAGAATATGAGGCTGCTTCTAAGGCCTATGATTGTGAATTCCAAAATAAAGGACTCATTCATTTCTTGCATGGATAAGTGGATAAGCCTGGCTATAGAGAGGAAGGTGAAGGAGCTCGATCTCCAATTCATGGATGACGACGGTATATTCCAAATTGCATGCAAGGCCTATTACAATCTGCCTCAGGCCGTCTTTGCATCGGAATCGATTCATGCATTACGGTTAGGAGGCTGCAAGTTAAGGCCCTCTGGAGAGATGGGACTCTCATCTCTGAAGAGATTGTGTCTTCATTATGTTTTTGTTGATGACCTGGTCATCCAGCACCTCCTTTCCAGTTGCCCTATTATTGAATTTATGAGTCTCAAACTCTGTCAAGGATTGGTAAATCTTGAAGTATCAGGGCATCGTGCACTTAAGACCCTGATTGTAGAATCTAGGGCACAACTCTCCAAGATTGCAATTGATGCTCCGAATCTGGAAACATTGACCTTACAGCGCAAAGGGGAGTTGTCCATTGAAATTGTTACAACAGGTATAATAAATCTATCTATTATAGGAGTTTCAATTTCAGAGGACAGACTCCATGGGATTATTTCCAATCAGCCCCTCCTTGAGACCTTGAACCTGGTTTCCTGCAATGGTATCCAGAGACTAAAGGTTTACAACCGACAGCTGAAGACCATAACATTGTATAGTTGCGATCGCTTAGTCAAGGCTGACTTTGATAGGAAAATGGTCTCGTTTCTTGAGATCATAAATGTGGTTGCTTGTGTAAATTTAAAGAAGCTCAAGTTTTGTGGTCATAAGTTAAGGCGCTTGGCCTTGTGTGGTTGTCGGAATTTGATAGATGATGTGCTCAATGCTTCCAAGTGGTCCATGCTTAAGACATTGATCCTTATTCAATGCCGAAACTTCAAAGGACTTAAGAttgaaaataaagaacttgagaGGTTGGTGTTGTATGATTGCTGCAATCTAGTGGGAGCCTATGTTGATGCTATGAATCTCATTTCTTTTAAGTACATTGGGCATGGGTTGCAGTTCAATTTAATGAACACTTCGTGTTTACTTGATGCTGAGTTATGGTTATACCCAAAAACCGTTGGTACCATTTGGTTAtgtaatttgattaattttcttAGATGGTTTGGTCATGCTAAGCTTCTCACACTGGTTTCCGACTCTTGGCAG AATCTGATAATTCCAAGAGAAATAAGGGACAATTTGAATCCTCCACTATACGATCTCGAGCATCTGAAACTGAAGAAGAGCAAACCAGCAGCAGGGATTTATGAAGAATTTCTGAATAGCTTGGTGCTGCGATCTCACCTAAAGAGTTTATCTATGTCAATGGACTTCACCACTGGGAATGTGCAG AGCATGGATCATCCTCCACCAACAAAAGAGCACTCAAAGATGAGTTACACAGAACTTGTGGATAGCTCACTTTGGATTTCACCCCATATTAAGACTCTATCTATAGATAAGAGATCTGCCGATTTACTCCTGAAG TTCCAGTGTAAATCCATAGAGGATGAAGGAGGATGTCCTCTCAGTTGGCAGCAGTCCTTGAAAGAAGTGAAGATAGAGAACTTTGAAGGAACTGACATGGAAATGAGTTTACATgagttttttctttcaaatgggGAGGTCCTGGAGGCAATTACAGCGTCTAGACCCCCTAAGGAAATTATTCGTCACAGAAATACTTCTGCTAGTTTTCGTG GAGTGGATTTCCATCAAAATGTTCTTCGAGAGATACATAATAACGTCCTTATGATGCTGCAATCAAAGAACTTTGATAAGTGA
- the LOC122093748 gene encoding putative F-box/FBD/LRR-repeat protein At3g59240 isoform X2 produces the protein MFTAKKGGRLNAVEDWISKLPEDIVHHIMALLETKDATRMSILSKKWRSLWHSFPIWDFDETSLIWDLQEGSELRRERFSNFVDESLRHRLHIFGLQKIRLRLRPVVVNSEIKHLFIDESLQHRLPRVFGLQNMRLLLRPMIVNSKIKDSFISCMDKWISLAIERKVKELDLQFMDDDGIFQIACKAYYNLPQAVFASESIHALRLGGCKLRPSGEMGLSSLKRLCLHYVFVDDLVIQHLLSSCPIIEFMSLKLCQGLVNLEVSGHRALKTLIVESRAQLSKIAIDAPNLETLTLQRKGELSIEIVTTGIINLSIIGVSISEDRLHGIISNQPLLETLNLVSCNGIQRLKVYNRQLKTITLYSCDRLVKADFDRKMVSFLEIINVVACVNLKKLKFCGHKLRRLALCGCRNLIDDVLNASKWSMLKTLILIQCRNFKGLKIENKELERLVLYDCCNLVGAYVDAMNLISFKYIGHGLQFNLMNTSCLLDAELWLYPKTVGTIWLCNLINFLRWFGHAKLLTLVSDSWQNLIIPREIRDNLNPPLYDLEHLKLKKSKPAAGIYEEFLNSLVLRSHLKSLSMSMDFTTGNVQSMDHPPPTKEHSKMSYTELVDSSLWISPHIKTLSIDKRSADLLLKFQCKSIEDEGGCPLSWQQSLKEVKIENFEGTDMEMSLHEFFLSNGEVLEAITASRPPKEIIRHRNTSASFRAFRRSGFPSKCSSRDT, from the exons ATGTTCACTGCCAAAAAAGGAGGAAGATTAAATGCCGTGGAGGATTGGATCTCCAAGCTTCCGGAAGACATTGTTCACCACATCATGGCTTTACTGGAAACaaaagatgcaactaggatgAGCATCTTGTCCAAAAAATGGAGGAGCCTATGGCATTCTTTCCCCATTTGGGATTTCGATGAGACCTCCCTGATATGGGATCTGCAAGAAGGGTCTGAATTGAGAAGAGAAAGATTCAGCAACTTTGTTGATGAATCACTTCGACACCGACTCCATATATTTGGTTTACAGAAAATCAGGCTGCGTCTAAGGCCCGTGGTTGTGAATTCCGAAATCAAGCACTTATTCATTGATGAATCACTTCAACACCGACTCCCTCGTGTCTTTGGTTTACAGAATATGAGGCTGCTTCTAAGGCCTATGATTGTGAATTCCAAAATAAAGGACTCATTCATTTCTTGCATGGATAAGTGGATAAGCCTGGCTATAGAGAGGAAGGTGAAGGAGCTCGATCTCCAATTCATGGATGACGACGGTATATTCCAAATTGCATGCAAGGCCTATTACAATCTGCCTCAGGCCGTCTTTGCATCGGAATCGATTCATGCATTACGGTTAGGAGGCTGCAAGTTAAGGCCCTCTGGAGAGATGGGACTCTCATCTCTGAAGAGATTGTGTCTTCATTATGTTTTTGTTGATGACCTGGTCATCCAGCACCTCCTTTCCAGTTGCCCTATTATTGAATTTATGAGTCTCAAACTCTGTCAAGGATTGGTAAATCTTGAAGTATCAGGGCATCGTGCACTTAAGACCCTGATTGTAGAATCTAGGGCACAACTCTCCAAGATTGCAATTGATGCTCCGAATCTGGAAACATTGACCTTACAGCGCAAAGGGGAGTTGTCCATTGAAATTGTTACAACAGGTATAATAAATCTATCTATTATAGGAGTTTCAATTTCAGAGGACAGACTCCATGGGATTATTTCCAATCAGCCCCTCCTTGAGACCTTGAACCTGGTTTCCTGCAATGGTATCCAGAGACTAAAGGTTTACAACCGACAGCTGAAGACCATAACATTGTATAGTTGCGATCGCTTAGTCAAGGCTGACTTTGATAGGAAAATGGTCTCGTTTCTTGAGATCATAAATGTGGTTGCTTGTGTAAATTTAAAGAAGCTCAAGTTTTGTGGTCATAAGTTAAGGCGCTTGGCCTTGTGTGGTTGTCGGAATTTGATAGATGATGTGCTCAATGCTTCCAAGTGGTCCATGCTTAAGACATTGATCCTTATTCAATGCCGAAACTTCAAAGGACTTAAGAttgaaaataaagaacttgagaGGTTGGTGTTGTATGATTGCTGCAATCTAGTGGGAGCCTATGTTGATGCTATGAATCTCATTTCTTTTAAGTACATTGGGCATGGGTTGCAGTTCAATTTAATGAACACTTCGTGTTTACTTGATGCTGAGTTATGGTTATACCCAAAAACCGTTGGTACCATTTGGTTAtgtaatttgattaattttcttAGATGGTTTGGTCATGCTAAGCTTCTCACACTGGTTTCCGACTCTTGGCAG AATCTGATAATTCCAAGAGAAATAAGGGACAATTTGAATCCTCCACTATACGATCTCGAGCATCTGAAACTGAAGAAGAGCAAACCAGCAGCAGGGATTTATGAAGAATTTCTGAATAGCTTGGTGCTGCGATCTCACCTAAAGAGTTTATCTATGTCAATGGACTTCACCACTGGGAATGTGCAG AGCATGGATCATCCTCCACCAACAAAAGAGCACTCAAAGATGAGTTACACAGAACTTGTGGATAGCTCACTTTGGATTTCACCCCATATTAAGACTCTATCTATAGATAAGAGATCTGCCGATTTACTCCTGAAG TTCCAGTGTAAATCCATAGAGGATGAAGGAGGATGTCCTCTCAGTTGGCAGCAGTCCTTGAAAGAAGTGAAGATAGAGAACTTTGAAGGAACTGACATGGAAATGAGTTTACATgagttttttctttcaaatgggGAGGTCCTGGAGGCAATTACAGCGTCTAGACCCCCTAAGGAAATTATTCGTCACAGAAATACTTCTGCTAGTTTTCGTG CTTTTCGTAGGAGTGGATTTCCATCAAAATGTTCTTCGAGAGATACATAA